GTAGGACTCTAAGACAGAGATGTCCCCCTCATCATCGTACCAGTCACTCATTCTCATTCGTACTCCTATTATCCAAAATGACTTGAGCCACCCGGTAAAAGTTCACCTCTCCATTCTGGTCAACTAGTGCGAAGGCCAGTTTTTTTCGGGCTGACGCAGCCGTCTGTGTGACCATGTCGAGGTCATGGAGTGATATCGGTTCCCCGTCCTTCAGCATGTAGATCAATTGATTTGCCGAGGCAGTTCCCGGTCTGTCGCCTCGCGCATATACTCGATAGCCAATTCCACCCCCAAAACCTTGACGCACAGCATATCCTCTACTTCTAAGGTCTCGAAAGACAAGATATTGCGTCCAGAGGTCTGGGTTTGTTGGGAACAGACTGTTGACAATCTCGCGAGCGCTCAGCTTCACTCCATCCGGGGTTCTGACCACGATTCGCTTTCTCTCTAAGAGATGCAGAATCTCAACAGGAAGGAGCTCAAGTTCGCCTTCCTTGAGGCGCGTGCCATATATGCCCTGCTGTGATATTCTATCCGCATCCGGACCGGATATGTATGCCTTGCCATCACGAAACATGGCCTCTGCGGGTTCCTCTTCGACCTCCTCCTCTGGTATGGGCTTCTCAGAGTCCACTGGGGTCTCGGGTTCCTTGACGTGATCGGGGTCCGCTGGCGGTTCGTTATCCGGTTCCAACTGAATCACTCGCCTCGGTGATTTCGTCAATCATGGAGTTAATAACTCTTCGAAGGTGGCTCGAAAAGACCTAAAACCTAGTCCTGCTCCTCAGAAGGTGTGAACGACACCGATTCCCTTGCAGCAGCCCTCCTTGACTTTCTCTCAGGCGGCCGTCGAATTGCAATATTGGGTATTGGGAATGACCTCCGTCATGATGATGGGCTTGGACCCTTTGTTGTCACCTCTCTCCATCTCTCCCATCCCTCACTTATGATCGAGAATGTTGGTTCGGTGCCCGAGGCCTTTGCCCGCCCAATTGCAGAATTTGGTGCTGACCGTGTCATCTTAGTTGATGCGGCCGATATGCGAAAGCCCGTTGGTCATACTGAGTTGATCACGAAAGATCGGATTGGTGGAATTGCAATCAGCACGCATCACATGCCTCTCTCCTTCTTGATGCTGTACCTCGAGCAAGAGACCGGCGCAAAGACTGTGCTGCTGGGCGTCCAGCCTCAGAACATTGACTTTGGTGAGGGCCTTACCCCCGAAGTGGATCGGGTTGCTCGTAACATTATTAGTCTTCTTGACCGTGTACTGGCAGAGTATATTCGAGGAATTGACAATGTTTCGGACAATTGAATGGCTCGACTCTAATACGGTTCGGCTGGTCGATCAGACAAAGCTACCACTCAAGGTCGAGTTTATCGAGACCTCAAGTCATGAGCGGATCGCTCAGGCAATCAAGATCATGGAGATACGTGGGGCTCCGGCAATTGGAGCAGCAGCAGGAATGGGCATGGCGCTTGCAGCTCTTGAGAGCGACGCCACCTCCAAAGATGCACTTCTTGCCGCTCTCGAGACCGCTGCCCAGACCCTGAATACACGGCCCACTGCTGTCAACCTCACATGGGCAACTTCTAGGATGCTTCAGGTCGCGAGGGCTACTGATGGTGATGTGGCGACCATCACCCAGAGGCTCATTGAGGAGGCAAAGGAGATTGCCGAGGAAGACATCAGGATGTGCCGTCAGATCGGTGAGAACGCGCTCTCGTTGATCAAATCGGGCTCCACTATTCAGACCATCTGTAATGCCGGTTCTCTCGCCACTGTTCATCTTGGTACTGTTGGTGCAGTGATCCGTGTCGCCCATGAGAAGTATGGGAACATTCGAGTGTATGCAGCGGAGACCCGCCCGCGACAACAGGGCGCTCGACTAACGGTGTTCGAGATGATGGAGGACAATATCGATACCACCCTCATTACAGATGGGATGATCGGTACTGTCTTTCGAGAGGGGCGTGTTGACTGTTGCGTGGTGGGTGCTGACCGTATTCTTCGGACAGGGCACGTCACCAACAAGATCGGTACCTACACAATGGCGATCACCGCAAAATATCACGGGATCCCCTTCTATGTTGCGGCACCCACTTCTACAGTGGATATGGAGACCGATGTCGAGAGTGTTGTCATTGAAGAGCGGTCCGCCGATGAGATCCGAGTCATCAATGGCGAATATATCACAGTCCCAACGGCCAAGGTCTATAACCCCGCCTTCGACATCACCCCTCCTGAACTGATCACCGCGATCATCACGGACCGTGGCGTTGTGATGCACCCGACCGAGGAAAAGATGCGTGAGTTGTTCGGCCAGTGAATTTTGCAGCCAACAATGTCTCAGGCATCTTGATCTGGTCGTCTTCCCAATAGAAGACCTTAAAGGGAATTCGCCCTCCATCCTCACTGCAAGGGCGCGTAGTCTAGTCTGGATAGGGCGCCAGCCTTCGAAGTTGGATGTCCCAGGTTCGAATCTCCACCCATCTTCTGGGTCGTGCGAGAGTCCTGGCGCGCCCGCCATCCTCTCATTTCTTGCCGAGTTTCTTGCTCCAGACCTCTATAAAGTACTCACGCGACCTGTCGTAGGTCCTCTCTGCATCTTCAGGGAATAGGCATCCCGGAAGTTCATTATGTCGCCTATGATATGCTATGCAGTCGCAGCAGTAGCCTTTTCGCGAGCATCCCGGGTATGTACACGTGCAGCGGCTCAAATTTCTCTCAACGTTGCATACTCGACTGGTCATGATCATCACCTCATCCCATACCTCGGCACATAAAGCCTGATTGGTCACACCTCATTGCACCTGTCCCTTGTATGCGGTTCTCTTCATTGCCACCTGTTCCATCCCCCATCCCACAAGATTGAATGTCATATGGATCACTATCGGAATCACAATACTTGCGGTCATCACGAACATGATTCCCGCAATGGCCCCCAGGACTCCGGCGCCTCC
This region of Candidatus Thorarchaeota archaeon genomic DNA includes:
- the endA gene encoding tRNA-intron lyase, translating into MIQLEPDNEPPADPDHVKEPETPVDSEKPIPEEEVEEEPAEAMFRDGKAYISGPDADRISQQGIYGTRLKEGELELLPVEILHLLERKRIVVRTPDGVKLSAREIVNSLFPTNPDLWTQYLVFRDLRSRGYAVRQGFGGGIGYRVYARGDRPGTASANQLIYMLKDGEPISLHDLDMVTQTAASARKKLAFALVDQNGEVNFYRVAQVILDNRSTNENE
- the hycI gene encoding hydrogenase maturation peptidase HycI; its protein translation is MNDTDSLAAALLDFLSGGRRIAILGIGNDLRHDDGLGPFVVTSLHLSHPSLMIENVGSVPEAFARPIAEFGADRVILVDAADMRKPVGHTELITKDRIGGIAISTHHMPLSFLMLYLEQETGAKTVLLGVQPQNIDFGEGLTPEVDRVARNIISLLDRVLAEYIRGIDNVSDN
- the mtnA gene encoding S-methyl-5-thioribose-1-phosphate isomerase, which translates into the protein MFRTIEWLDSNTVRLVDQTKLPLKVEFIETSSHERIAQAIKIMEIRGAPAIGAAAGMGMALAALESDATSKDALLAALETAAQTLNTRPTAVNLTWATSRMLQVARATDGDVATITQRLIEEAKEIAEEDIRMCRQIGENALSLIKSGSTIQTICNAGSLATVHLGTVGAVIRVAHEKYGNIRVYAAETRPRQQGARLTVFEMMEDNIDTTLITDGMIGTVFREGRVDCCVVGADRILRTGHVTNKIGTYTMAITAKYHGIPFYVAAPTSTVDMETDVESVVIEERSADEIRVINGEYITVPTAKVYNPAFDITPPELITAIITDRGVVMHPTEEKMRELFGQ
- a CDS encoding DUF6485 family protein, yielding MTSRVCNVERNLSRCTCTYPGCSRKGYCCDCIAYHRRHNELPGCLFPEDAERTYDRSREYFIEVWSKKLGKK